A genomic window from Streptomyces brevispora includes:
- a CDS encoding helix-turn-helix domain-containing protein: protein MADEPEPSDSLKAFGEVVKVLRKRAGLTQEEFAPLVQYSVTMVASIEQGRRFPPPAFVERSEVALDGMGVVRAAAKHLSRRRGLASWFRQWAQLEQDAITLQTYECRLIPGLLQTEAYARALFAEQLPPLGDEQIETQLAARLERQELLRQRPNTAYSFILEEHLLLRRTGGVDVTVGMVEHLLELVSLRNIEIQIMPVMREHHAGLGGPMRLLETPENRWFGYCEGQESGQFISDPKVVSMLQMRYARMRSQALSLEDSLSLLRRMRGAI, encoded by the coding sequence ATGGCCGACGAGCCCGAGCCCTCGGACAGCCTCAAGGCCTTCGGCGAGGTGGTCAAGGTCTTACGCAAACGGGCCGGACTCACCCAGGAGGAGTTTGCGCCCTTGGTGCAGTACTCGGTGACGATGGTCGCCTCGATCGAGCAGGGCCGCCGCTTCCCGCCGCCCGCCTTCGTGGAACGGTCGGAGGTGGCCCTCGACGGCATGGGGGTCGTGCGCGCGGCGGCCAAGCATCTGTCGCGGCGGCGCGGGCTGGCGAGCTGGTTCCGCCAGTGGGCGCAGCTGGAGCAGGACGCGATCACCCTCCAGACGTACGAATGCCGTTTGATCCCTGGCCTGTTGCAGACGGAGGCGTACGCTCGGGCGCTGTTCGCCGAGCAGTTGCCGCCGCTGGGCGACGAGCAGATCGAGACCCAGTTGGCGGCGCGACTGGAACGCCAGGAGTTGTTGCGGCAGCGGCCCAACACCGCGTACAGCTTCATCCTCGAAGAACATCTGTTGCTGCGCAGGACCGGTGGCGTGGACGTCACCGTCGGAATGGTCGAACACCTTTTGGAGCTCGTCTCGCTCCGGAACATCGAGATTCAGATCATGCCAGTGATGCGGGAGCACCATGCTGGGTTGGGCGGCCCCATGAGGCTTCTGGAGACCCCCGAGAACCGCTGGTTCGGCTACTGCGAGGGGCAGGAGAGCGGTCAGTTCATCTCCGATCCCAAAGTCGTGAGCATGCTCCAAATGCGATATGCCAGGATGCGTTCGCAGGCTCTCTCCTTGGAGGACTCCTTGAGCCTGTTGCGGCGGATGCGAGGAGCGATATGA
- a CDS encoding indole-3-glycerol phosphate synthase, which translates to MIEKPLTSEDVEFVTTLHGEEQISFVVLMQPRGDQADVLLRAIDDLAMGELKEAARESQEPEGKNARESAELALEVSLEALRQAGSEAVGQVIEAHPLDKLTSVVEEAEADEVIVLTAPHYVEEFFHRDWASRARHKVGVPVLKLFAHSE; encoded by the coding sequence ATGATCGAGAAGCCCCTCACCTCCGAGGACGTCGAGTTCGTCACCACCCTGCACGGGGAGGAGCAGATCTCCTTCGTCGTGCTGATGCAGCCGCGTGGCGACCAGGCGGATGTGCTGTTGCGGGCCATCGACGACCTGGCGATGGGCGAACTGAAGGAAGCGGCCCGCGAGAGCCAGGAACCGGAGGGCAAGAACGCCAGGGAATCCGCCGAACTCGCGCTCGAAGTGTCCCTGGAGGCCTTGCGGCAGGCGGGCTCCGAAGCCGTCGGACAGGTGATCGAGGCCCACCCTTTGGACAAGCTCACGTCCGTGGTCGAGGAGGCGGAGGCCGACGAGGTCATCGTGCTGACCGCGCCGCACTACGTCGAGGAGTTCTTCCACCGGGACTGGGCGTCCCGCGCCCGGCACAAGGTCGGCGTACCGGTGCTCAAGCTCTTCGCGCACAGCGAATAG
- the murC gene encoding UDP-N-acetylmuramate--L-alanine ligase: MAPGIPSAMERPHFIGIGGAGMSGIAKILTRRGAKVAGSDSKESATADALRALGATVHIGHTAGHLADDATCVVVSSAIRADNPELVRAGDLAIPVVHRSDALASLMEGLRPIAVAGTHGKTTTTSMLAVALTELGLDPSYAIGGDLAGPGTNATHGEGAIFVAEADESDRSFHKYDPEVAIVLNVELDHHANYASMDEIYDSFETFVGKVVPDGTLVVSADQAGAVELTRRVRDLSALKVVTYGESASADVRVHKITQRGLTSEVTVVLNGKYLTFTVSVPGRHYALNAVAALAAGVALGIPAHNLASALGKYTGVKRRLQLKGEAAGVQVIDSYAHHPTEMTADLEAMRGAASDARLLVVFQPHLFSRTQELGTEMGQALALADASVVLDIYPAREDPIPGITSTLIIDAAQAAGADVTAVHDKATVPEVIAGMAKPGDLVLTMGAGDVTDLGPQILDHLSS; the protein is encoded by the coding sequence ATGGCACCCGGTATTCCTTCCGCCATGGAACGGCCGCACTTCATCGGCATCGGCGGCGCCGGAATGTCGGGCATCGCGAAGATCCTCACCAGGCGCGGTGCGAAGGTCGCGGGCAGCGACTCCAAGGAGTCCGCCACGGCCGATGCCCTGCGCGCGCTCGGGGCGACCGTCCACATCGGGCACACCGCCGGACATCTGGCGGACGACGCCACCTGCGTGGTCGTCTCCAGTGCCATTCGCGCCGACAACCCGGAGCTGGTGCGCGCCGGCGATCTCGCGATCCCCGTCGTGCACCGCTCCGACGCGCTCGCCTCGCTGATGGAGGGCCTGCGGCCCATCGCCGTCGCGGGCACCCACGGCAAGACGACCACCACGTCGATGCTGGCCGTCGCCCTGACCGAGCTGGGCCTGGACCCCTCGTACGCGATCGGCGGCGACCTGGCGGGACCCGGCACCAACGCCACGCACGGCGAGGGCGCGATCTTCGTCGCCGAGGCGGACGAGAGCGACCGGAGCTTCCACAAGTACGACCCCGAGGTCGCGATCGTCCTCAACGTGGAGCTGGACCACCACGCGAACTACGCCTCGATGGACGAGATCTACGACTCCTTCGAGACCTTCGTCGGCAAGGTCGTCCCCGACGGCACCCTGGTCGTCTCCGCCGACCAGGCCGGCGCCGTCGAGCTGACCCGACGGGTGCGCGACCTGTCCGCACTCAAGGTCGTCACCTACGGCGAGTCCGCGTCCGCCGACGTACGCGTCCACAAGATCACCCAGCGCGGTCTGACCAGCGAGGTCACGGTCGTGCTGAACGGGAAGTACCTCACCTTCACCGTCTCCGTGCCCGGCCGCCACTACGCGCTCAACGCGGTGGCCGCCCTCGCCGCCGGTGTCGCCCTCGGCATCCCGGCGCACAACCTCGCCTCGGCCCTCGGTAAGTACACCGGGGTCAAGCGCCGCCTCCAGCTCAAGGGCGAGGCGGCCGGCGTCCAGGTCATCGACAGCTACGCGCACCACCCCACCGAGATGACCGCCGACCTCGAAGCGATGCGCGGCGCCGCCTCCGACGCCCGCCTCCTGGTCGTCTTCCAGCCCCACCTCTTCTCCCGCACCCAGGAGCTCGGCACCGAGATGGGCCAGGCCCTCGCGCTGGCCGACGCCTCCGTGGTGCTGGACATCTACCCGGCCCGCGAGGACCCGATCCCCGGCATCACCAGCACCCTGATCATCGACGCGGCGCAGGCGGCCGGCGCCGATGTCACCGCCGTCCACGACAAGGCGACGGTCCCCGAGGTCATCGCGGGAATGGCGAAGCCCGGCGATCTCGTTCTCACCATGGGGGCGGGCGACGTCACGGACCTCGGCCCGCAGATCCTGGACCACCTGTCGAGCTGA
- a CDS encoding ATP-binding protein has product MEASITPHRPRTERLFVQRFSSTPRGARLARRLAVHQLNVWGIPYRSDMSDTAALLVAELAANAATHGRVPGRDFELLLGMDAAGPERLGRLRIEVTDTRGECRPPGPGEVVKPPPGSGSGHGLVLVEALADRWAVLERVPGKTVGVELDLLY; this is encoded by the coding sequence ATGGAAGCATCCATCACCCCCCACCGGCCGCGCACCGAGAGGCTGTTCGTGCAGCGGTTCAGCTCCACCCCCCGAGGCGCCAGGCTCGCCCGCAGGCTCGCCGTTCATCAGCTGAACGTCTGGGGCATCCCGTACCGCTCGGACATGTCCGACACTGCCGCGCTGCTGGTGGCCGAACTGGCGGCCAACGCGGCGACGCACGGCCGGGTACCGGGGAGGGACTTCGAGCTGCTGCTGGGCATGGACGCCGCAGGTCCCGAGCGGCTCGGCAGGCTCCGGATCGAGGTCACCGACACCCGGGGCGAGTGCCGTCCGCCCGGCCCCGGGGAGGTCGTGAAACCGCCGCCCGGGTCCGGCAGCGGGCACGGTCTGGTGCTCGTCGAGGCGCTGGCGGACCGTTGGGCGGTGCTGGAGCGTGTACCGGGGAAGACGGTCGGCGTGGAACTGGACCTGTTGTACTGA
- the zapE gene encoding cell division protein ZapE, with translation MSSSTAVPGPSPIAETAPLSLCALEPRVPADRLVAEMVPPPRFDSVRFDTYVPDPNQPSQIEAVKVLGDFAAGLGGAHASGSGKRKWFGKKAQAPSAPRGVYLDGGYGVGKTHLLASLWHATPAAPSLKAFGTFVELTNLVGALGFQQTVRTLSGHRLLCIDEFELDDPGDTVLVSSLLSRLVEAGVALAATSNTLPGKLGEGRFASADFLREIQGLSAHFRSLRIDGEDYRHRGLPEAPPPYSEEQVTRAAYETEGASLDDFPALLDHLARVHPSRYGALTDGLRAVCLTEVQPVADQSTALRLVVLADRLYDREVPVLASGLPFDRLFSEEMLNGGYRKKYFRAISRLTALARDAKGLVAQ, from the coding sequence GTGTCGTCCTCCACCGCCGTGCCGGGGCCCAGCCCCATAGCCGAAACGGCCCCGCTGTCCCTGTGCGCCCTCGAACCGCGCGTCCCCGCCGACCGGCTGGTCGCCGAGATGGTGCCGCCGCCGCGCTTCGACTCGGTGCGCTTCGATACGTACGTCCCCGACCCGAACCAGCCGAGCCAGATCGAGGCGGTCAAGGTCCTCGGCGACTTCGCCGCCGGGCTCGGCGGGGCGCACGCCAGCGGGTCCGGGAAGCGCAAGTGGTTCGGGAAGAAGGCCCAGGCCCCCAGCGCGCCGCGCGGGGTCTACCTCGACGGCGGCTACGGCGTCGGCAAGACCCATCTGCTCGCCTCGCTCTGGCACGCCACGCCCGCCGCGCCCTCCCTGAAGGCCTTCGGCACCTTCGTCGAGCTGACCAACCTGGTGGGCGCGCTCGGCTTCCAGCAGACCGTGCGGACGCTGAGCGGGCACCGGCTGCTGTGCATCGACGAGTTCGAACTCGACGACCCGGGCGACACGGTGCTGGTCTCCTCGCTGCTGAGCCGGCTGGTCGAGGCGGGGGTGGCGCTCGCCGCGACGTCCAACACGCTGCCGGGCAAGCTCGGCGAGGGCCGGTTCGCGTCGGCCGACTTCCTGCGGGAGATCCAGGGGCTGTCCGCGCACTTCCGCTCGCTGCGCATCGACGGCGAGGACTACCGGCACCGCGGTCTGCCCGAGGCCCCGCCGCCGTACTCCGAGGAGCAGGTCACCAGGGCCGCGTACGAGACCGAGGGCGCCAGCCTGGACGACTTCCCCGCGCTGCTCGACCATCTGGCCCGCGTCCATCCGAGCCGGTACGGCGCGCTGACGGACGGTCTGCGGGCCGTGTGCCTCACCGAGGTGCAGCCGGTGGCCGACCAGTCGACCGCTCTGCGGCTCGTGGTGCTCGCGGACCGGCTGTACGACCGGGAGGTGCCGGTACTCGCCTCCGGGCTGCCGTTCGACCGGCTGTTCAGCGAGGAAATGCTGAACGGCGGGTACCGGAAGAAGTACTTCAGGGCAATCTCCCGGCTGACGGCGCTGGCGCGCGACGCAAAGGGACTGGTGGCGCAGTAG
- a CDS encoding GTPase-associated protein 1-related protein, whose translation MSLAQLHYTSATYGDGPESSEDAAIPARFSAVDAAIPASALTEAGPLLAYEPPTGTPRQVTDNALRALPESFSFSVLSDGSHLLARTVPVRTPQLSSLRFHAHAVHLPAGTRLPSGILPITACRSARWAAATPARIPAVDPVTALPAATGRTGEREGLNDFAVSRGPWLAGVLSDLRRLSETAEPSKVVIVERQSVDVARWLALAAAVLPQESTERLTFTTYARHPQRAPQQIIGVLPQDAHELSGPGLRVHTCTGPRPEGAVDDPWAETVARIWRNRVPELFREAAELPGEPFAAGPVAVTALCAGIALGPNERAAAAGWAAERPYALDAKRTRQLVDALTAAGVDDRTGAEFDAAGRLFAALDGRSPATTTTPLAAMLVTEAVRGGNGSVELPGRTAFSGPEGAAVAAVLGPEILTELSGAGVGLDVARTVQLLRVARLLGVDCAELLPGLVRRLAPALLTDARDTDARDTDAQDAPGWAPALLELMDEQFDVRTALLGALDRIAPDDPSGAERLLGRVALPFTGTQSLPHLRMCAEAPEAKAGCGADRVGAVQRVLRAAGMSPFAEPLVLRTAVGLVWEAGPPTVGEARLLLDAATSDAHRTAGTWSHLVAAALNAPADDEAASELAHDLLRGFPQEIGGRARGALLLLEFARELRSGSAAPDWAERVRALRPGAEPVEPEVLGHAFGALAGRLLAPDGPEAELYALAHSGDADLIAAYDRAAHGPDVRARLEADPGYAAGCFAVWTAHPHAGAEWSRTTAALLEEVLRPAVRALSADGVAAVEEAVGRSGSSGRAEAFRDWNRRGQGTLGRLGRRLAGRVRRG comes from the coding sequence ATGAGCCTCGCGCAGTTGCACTACACCTCCGCAACGTACGGGGACGGTCCGGAAAGCAGCGAGGACGCGGCGATACCCGCCCGTTTCAGCGCAGTTGACGCGGCGATACCCGCGTCGGCGCTGACCGAGGCCGGTCCGCTCCTGGCGTACGAGCCGCCGACCGGCACCCCTCGACAGGTCACGGACAACGCGCTGCGCGCACTCCCCGAATCGTTCAGCTTCAGTGTGCTGTCCGACGGCAGCCATCTGCTGGCCCGGACCGTACCGGTACGCACCCCGCAGCTGTCCTCGCTGCGCTTCCACGCCCACGCGGTCCATCTCCCCGCCGGCACCCGGCTGCCGAGCGGGATACTCCCGATCACCGCCTGCCGGTCGGCCCGCTGGGCCGCCGCGACACCGGCCCGGATACCGGCGGTGGATCCGGTCACCGCGCTCCCCGCCGCCACGGGCCGCACCGGTGAACGTGAGGGGCTCAACGACTTCGCCGTCTCCCGCGGCCCCTGGCTCGCGGGCGTCCTGTCCGACCTGCGCCGGCTGAGCGAGACGGCCGAGCCGTCGAAGGTCGTGATCGTCGAGCGGCAGAGCGTGGACGTGGCCCGATGGCTCGCGCTGGCCGCGGCCGTCCTGCCCCAGGAGAGCACCGAGCGGCTGACCTTCACCACGTACGCCCGGCACCCGCAGCGCGCCCCGCAGCAGATCATCGGCGTGCTGCCGCAGGACGCGCACGAGCTGTCCGGTCCCGGGCTCCGCGTGCACACCTGCACCGGTCCCCGCCCGGAGGGGGCGGTGGACGACCCCTGGGCCGAGACCGTCGCCCGGATCTGGCGAAACCGGGTACCGGAACTGTTCCGGGAGGCGGCCGAGCTGCCCGGGGAGCCGTTCGCCGCCGGGCCGGTGGCCGTGACGGCCCTGTGCGCGGGCATCGCGCTGGGGCCGAACGAGAGGGCCGCCGCCGCGGGCTGGGCCGCCGAGCGGCCCTACGCGCTGGACGCCAAGCGCACCCGGCAACTGGTCGACGCGCTGACCGCGGCAGGGGTCGACGACCGCACCGGGGCCGAGTTCGACGCCGCGGGTCGGCTGTTCGCCGCGCTGGACGGCCGCTCCCCCGCGACCACCACGACCCCACTGGCCGCGATGCTGGTCACCGAAGCGGTACGCGGCGGGAACGGCTCCGTGGAGCTGCCCGGCCGCACGGCCTTCAGCGGTCCGGAGGGCGCGGCCGTCGCCGCCGTGCTCGGCCCGGAGATCCTGACCGAGCTGAGCGGCGCGGGCGTCGGGCTGGACGTGGCCCGGACCGTGCAGTTGCTGCGGGTGGCCCGGCTGCTCGGCGTGGACTGCGCGGAGCTGCTGCCCGGCCTCGTACGGCGGCTGGCGCCCGCCCTCCTCACGGACGCGCGGGACACGGACGCGCGGGACACGGACGCGCAGGACGCACCCGGCTGGGCGCCCGCGCTGCTGGAGCTGATGGACGAGCAGTTCGACGTCCGTACGGCGCTGCTCGGCGCACTGGACCGGATCGCGCCGGATGACCCCTCCGGGGCGGAGCGGCTGTTGGGCCGGGTGGCGCTGCCGTTCACCGGCACGCAGTCGCTGCCGCACCTGCGGATGTGCGCGGAGGCGCCCGAGGCCAAGGCGGGCTGCGGCGCCGACCGGGTGGGCGCGGTGCAGCGGGTGCTGCGGGCCGCCGGAATGTCGCCGTTCGCCGAGCCGCTGGTGCTGCGGACGGCGGTGGGCCTGGTGTGGGAGGCCGGTCCCCCGACGGTGGGCGAGGCCCGGCTGCTGCTGGACGCCGCGACCTCGGACGCGCACCGGACGGCCGGCACCTGGTCGCACCTGGTCGCCGCGGCGCTGAACGCCCCCGCCGACGACGAGGCCGCGTCCGAGCTCGCCCATGACCTGCTGCGCGGCTTCCCGCAGGAGATCGGGGGGCGGGCGCGCGGGGCCCTGCTGCTCCTGGAGTTCGCCCGCGAGCTGCGGTCGGGGTCGGCGGCGCCGGACTGGGCGGAACGGGTCCGCGCGCTGCGGCCGGGCGCCGAGCCGGTGGAGCCGGAGGTGCTCGGCCACGCGTTCGGCGCCCTGGCCGGGCGGCTGCTCGCCCCGGACGGCCCGGAGGCGGAGCTGTACGCCCTCGCGCACAGCGGCGACGCGGACCTCATCGCCGCGTACGACCGGGCCGCGCACGGCCCCGACGTCCGGGCGAGGCTGGAGGCCGACCCCGGCTACGCGGCCGGCTGCTTCGCCGTGTGGACGGCCCACCCGCACGCGGGAGCCGAGTGGAGCCGGACCACCGCCGCCCTGCTGGAGGAGGTGCTGCGCCCCGCGGTGCGTGCGCTGTCCGCCGACGGGGTGGCGGCCGTGGAGGAGGCCGTCGGGCGCTCGGGCAGCAGCGGCCGGGCCGAGGCCTTCCGCGACTGGAACCGCCGGGGCCAGGGCACCCTCGGCCGGCTGGGCAGGCGGCTCGCGGGCCGCGTCCGGCGCGGCTGA
- the msrB gene encoding peptide-methionine (R)-S-oxide reductase MsrB has protein sequence MPYDIDKPDEEWRAELSPAEYAVLRKAGTEPAFVGEYTDTKTTGVYSCRACDAELFRSDTKFESHCGWPSFYDPKDSDAVELIQDRTHGMVRTEVRCARCGSHLGHVFEGEGYPTPTDQRYCINSISLRLTPDA, from the coding sequence GTGCCGTACGACATCGACAAGCCGGACGAGGAGTGGCGGGCGGAGCTGTCGCCCGCCGAGTACGCGGTGCTGCGCAAGGCCGGCACCGAGCCCGCCTTCGTCGGCGAGTACACCGACACCAAGACGACGGGCGTCTACTCCTGCCGCGCCTGTGACGCGGAGCTGTTCCGCTCCGACACCAAATTCGAGTCGCACTGCGGCTGGCCGTCCTTCTACGACCCGAAGGACTCCGACGCGGTCGAACTGATCCAGGACCGCACCCACGGCATGGTCCGTACCGAGGTCCGCTGCGCCCGCTGCGGCTCGCACCTGGGCCATGTCTTCGAGGGCGAGGGCTACCCGACCCCGACGGACCAGCGGTACTGCATCAACTCGATCTCACTGCGGCTGACCCCCGACGCCTGA
- a CDS encoding alkaline phosphatase PhoX → MSSAAAQQPATRRQVLAGTGAAVATVAFAGVFTELFAGTAAARGHAGYGPLVPDPDGLLDLPKGFRYRVLSREGDPLRSGEGPVPSNCDGMAAFAGPRGRVRLVRNHENRVTANIAVPTVEGLTYDPMGKGGCTALELDGDNRVLGERVAIAGTAVNCAGGRTPWDTWLTCEETEDKAGTNGYTKDHGYIFEVDGADPRRTGAVPLTAMGRFQHEAIAIDPHNGVVYETEDAFEKPFGLFYRFLPRKPLGGTGSLRAGGRLEAMRVPGVPDLSAVQETGTSFEGIEWVPVPDPQAAETPVRFQDFGPKGITHAQKLEGCYWGGSCVYFVSSFAHSSEGSAADHFGQVWRYEPQRRRLTLVIVFGPGTDIHLPGESPDNICLASDGGLMVCEDGGGAQHVFGLTRRGEVYPMARGRQNIGTPEEPEWGEFAGVTFAPDYATMFMNCYTPGTTFAVTGPWR, encoded by the coding sequence ATGTCATCCGCAGCAGCACAACAGCCCGCGACCCGACGTCAGGTCCTGGCAGGCACCGGCGCGGCAGTCGCCACGGTCGCCTTCGCCGGAGTGTTCACCGAACTCTTCGCGGGTACCGCCGCCGCCCGCGGGCACGCCGGCTACGGCCCGCTGGTGCCCGACCCCGACGGACTGCTCGATCTGCCGAAGGGTTTCCGCTACCGGGTACTGTCCCGCGAGGGCGACCCGCTCCGCTCCGGCGAGGGGCCGGTCCCCAGCAACTGCGACGGCATGGCCGCGTTCGCCGGCCCGCGCGGCCGCGTCCGGCTGGTGCGCAACCACGAGAACCGGGTCACCGCGAACATCGCCGTCCCGACCGTCGAGGGCCTCACCTACGACCCGATGGGCAAGGGCGGCTGCACGGCCCTGGAGCTCGACGGCGACAACCGCGTACTCGGCGAACGCGTCGCGATCGCCGGTACGGCGGTGAACTGCGCGGGCGGGCGCACCCCTTGGGACACCTGGCTGACCTGCGAGGAGACCGAGGACAAGGCCGGCACCAACGGCTACACCAAGGACCACGGCTACATCTTCGAGGTGGACGGCGCCGACCCGCGCCGCACCGGAGCCGTACCGCTGACCGCGATGGGCCGCTTCCAGCACGAGGCGATCGCGATCGATCCGCACAACGGCGTCGTGTACGAGACCGAGGACGCGTTCGAGAAACCGTTCGGGCTCTTCTACCGCTTCCTGCCCAGGAAACCGCTCGGCGGCACCGGTTCCCTCAGGGCCGGCGGCCGACTGGAGGCCATGCGGGTGCCGGGCGTCCCCGACCTCTCCGCCGTCCAGGAGACGGGGACGAGCTTCGAGGGCATCGAGTGGGTCCCCGTGCCGGATCCGCAGGCTGCCGAGACCCCCGTCCGGTTCCAGGACTTCGGGCCGAAGGGCATCACCCATGCCCAGAAGCTGGAGGGCTGCTACTGGGGTGGTTCGTGCGTCTACTTCGTCTCCAGCTTCGCGCACAGCTCCGAGGGATCGGCGGCCGACCACTTCGGCCAGGTCTGGCGGTACGAGCCGCAGCGGCGCCGGCTGACGCTGGTCATCGTCTTCGGACCGGGTACGGACATCCACCTGCCGGGCGAGTCCCCGGACAACATCTGTCTGGCCTCCGACGGCGGCCTGATGGTGTGCGAGGACGGCGGCGGCGCCCAGCACGTGTTCGGCCTGACCAGGCGCGGTGAGGTGTACCCGATGGCGCGCGGCAGGCAGAACATCGGAACGCCCGAGGAGCCGGAGTGGGGCGAGTTCGCCGGCGTCACGTTCGCACCGGACTACGCGACGATGTTCATGAACTGCTACACCCCTGGGACGACGTTCGCGGTCACCGGGCCGTGGCGCTGA
- a CDS encoding NUDIX hydrolase: MPTDKGSFTVSGGVEVPVPLPGTLWTVGAVILNEDGAAFAQKRSPDRRLFPDTWDIVGGHVEAGEPLLNALAREVEEETGWRLRHVRRFLGTSTWTGDDGGACATRRTISSRSKATWAGPPWSGPSTPPTAGSPLTASTASGRTAAPGSS, translated from the coding sequence ATGCCAACAGACAAAGGCTCGTTCACCGTCAGCGGCGGCGTCGAGGTGCCCGTCCCCCTCCCCGGCACGCTGTGGACCGTCGGTGCGGTCATCCTCAACGAGGACGGCGCGGCATTCGCGCAGAAGCGAAGCCCCGACCGCCGTCTCTTTCCCGACACGTGGGACATCGTGGGCGGCCATGTCGAGGCCGGTGAACCGCTTCTGAACGCGCTGGCCCGGGAGGTCGAGGAGGAGACCGGCTGGCGGCTGCGCCATGTGCGGCGCTTCCTCGGCACCAGCACCTGGACCGGCGACGACGGCGGGGCCTGCGCCACGAGGCGGACTATCTCGTCGAGGTCGAAGGCGACTTGGGCCGGCCCGCCCTGGAGTGGTCCAAGCACTCCGCCTACGGCTGGTTCACCCTTGACGGCCTCGACCGCATCAGGGAGAACCGCGGCCCCGGGGAGTTCCTGA
- a CDS encoding pyrimidine reductase family protein: MRRLFPVTDLTAADDRGEWSLDALADAYAYPDTDGSWLRANMVSTLDGAAQHDGRSQPISCASDMRIFGTLRGLADVVVAGAETVRLEGYRPARAREAFAARRAAAGQGPAPAVAVVSGSLDLDFSLPLFVSPLVPTLLLTGAGAPPDRIAAARRAGAEVVIAGEGSRVDPARAVRELADRGHRRLLTEGGPRLLGQFVAAGVLDEMCLTLAPMLTAGDAQRIAGGPSVAVPERFALASVLEEAGFLFSRYRRI; encoded by the coding sequence ATGCGACGCCTGTTCCCTGTGACCGATCTGACAGCGGCCGACGACCGAGGCGAGTGGAGCCTGGACGCTCTCGCCGACGCCTACGCCTACCCCGATACGGACGGCTCCTGGCTGCGCGCCAACATGGTGTCGACGCTCGACGGGGCGGCCCAGCACGACGGCCGCTCGCAGCCGATCTCGTGCGCGAGCGACATGCGGATCTTCGGCACCCTGCGCGGTCTGGCCGACGTGGTCGTGGCGGGTGCGGAGACGGTACGGCTGGAGGGGTACCGGCCCGCCCGCGCCCGGGAGGCCTTCGCGGCCCGGCGGGCGGCGGCCGGTCAGGGGCCCGCCCCGGCGGTTGCGGTGGTGAGCGGCAGCCTGGATCTGGACTTCTCGCTCCCGCTCTTCGTCTCCCCGTTGGTCCCGACACTCCTGCTGACCGGCGCGGGCGCGCCCCCCGACCGGATCGCGGCGGCCCGCAGGGCGGGCGCGGAGGTCGTGATCGCGGGGGAGGGGTCCCGGGTGGACCCCGCCAGGGCCGTACGGGAGCTGGCCGACCGCGGTCACCGGCGGCTGCTGACGGAGGGCGGGCCCCGGCTGCTCGGCCAGTTCGTGGCGGCGGGCGTGCTGGACGAGATGTGTCTGACCCTGGCACCGATGCTGACCGCCGGAGACGCCCAGCGGATCGCGGGCGGTCCGTCGGTCGCCGTGCCGGAACGATTCGCCCTGGCGTCGGTGCTGGAAGAGGCCGGGTTCCTCTTCTCTCGATACCGTCGAATCTGA
- a CDS encoding DUF397 domain-containing protein, translated as MSTTELSWFKSSYSGGDGDSCVEVALSWHKSSYSSGSGDDCVEVATCPTTVHIRDSKVEEGPQLALSPTTWTHFVTYAVQG; from the coding sequence ATGAGCACCACAGAACTGTCCTGGTTCAAGAGCAGCTACAGCGGCGGCGACGGCGACTCCTGCGTCGAAGTCGCCCTGTCCTGGCACAAGTCGAGCTACAGCAGCGGCTCCGGGGACGACTGTGTAGAGGTCGCCACCTGCCCCACCACCGTCCACATCCGGGACTCCAAGGTCGAAGAGGGCCCCCAACTCGCCCTCTCCCCCACCACCTGGACCCACTTCGTCACGTACGCGGTTCAGGGCTGA
- a CDS encoding OsmC family protein: MATTRQAHTVWEGNLIEGKGVVTLDSSGIGEYPVSWPSRAEKANGKTSPEELIAAAHSSCFSMALSNGLTTAGNPPTRLNTQAEVTFQPGTGITGIHLTVEGEVPGLDEAGFVKAAEDAKANCPVSQALTGTTITLTASLA; encoded by the coding sequence ATGGCTACCACGCGTCAGGCGCACACGGTCTGGGAAGGCAACCTGATCGAGGGCAAGGGCGTCGTCACCCTCGATTCCTCGGGGATCGGGGAGTACCCCGTCTCCTGGCCGTCCCGCGCGGAGAAGGCGAACGGCAAGACCAGCCCGGAGGAGCTCATCGCCGCGGCCCACTCCAGCTGCTTCTCGATGGCGCTGTCCAACGGTCTGACCACGGCCGGCAACCCGCCCACCCGCCTGAACACCCAGGCCGAGGTCACTTTCCAGCCGGGCACCGGCATCACCGGGATCCACCTCACCGTCGAGGGCGAGGTGCCCGGTCTCGACGAGGCGGGCTTCGTCAAGGCGGCCGAGGACGCGAAGGCGAACTGCCCGGTCAGCCAGGCTCTGACGGGCACGACGATCACGCTCACCGCGTCGCTCGCCTGA